From one Nocardioides sp. Kera G14 genomic stretch:
- the metF gene encoding methylenetetrahydrofolate reductase [NAD(P)H], giving the protein MTTGRGQSLAERIAAGDRSFSFEFFPPKDEAGEAQLWDAIRALESYRPTFVSVTYGAGGATRDKTVGITGRIARETSLLPVAHLTCVGHTQDELVGILDTYASEGVHHVMVLRGDPAEGPRAEWTPTEGGFTHAIELVDLAHRRGDFRVGVAAFPEGHPTAESLDHDADVLVAKARAGAEFAVTQMFFRASDYFGLVERIRARGVDIPILPGIMPILNLAAIRRQGELIGTSVPDEIVARIEAKSDDPAAVRAEGIALAAELCEELLAGGAPGLHFYTLNRSKATLEIFEQLKISAPV; this is encoded by the coding sequence ATGACGACGGGTCGAGGACAGTCACTGGCCGAGCGGATCGCGGCAGGCGACCGCTCGTTCTCCTTCGAGTTCTTCCCGCCGAAGGACGAGGCGGGCGAGGCGCAGCTCTGGGACGCCATCCGCGCGCTCGAGTCCTATCGCCCCACGTTCGTCTCCGTGACGTACGGCGCCGGCGGGGCCACCCGTGACAAGACGGTCGGCATCACCGGACGGATCGCCCGCGAGACCTCGCTCCTTCCCGTCGCGCACTTGACCTGCGTCGGTCACACCCAGGACGAGCTGGTCGGCATCCTCGACACCTACGCGAGCGAGGGCGTCCACCACGTGATGGTGCTCCGTGGAGACCCTGCCGAGGGCCCGCGCGCCGAGTGGACCCCGACCGAGGGTGGCTTCACCCACGCCATCGAGCTGGTCGACCTCGCCCACCGTCGCGGTGACTTCCGGGTCGGTGTCGCCGCCTTCCCCGAGGGTCACCCCACCGCCGAGTCGCTCGACCACGACGCAGACGTGCTCGTCGCGAAGGCCAGGGCGGGCGCCGAGTTCGCCGTCACCCAGATGTTCTTCCGGGCCTCGGACTACTTCGGCCTCGTCGAGCGGATCCGCGCCCGCGGCGTCGACATCCCGATCCTCCCGGGCATCATGCCGATCCTGAACCTCGCCGCCATCCGCCGCCAGGGCGAGCTGATCGGCACGTCCGTGCCCGACGAGATCGTCGCCCGGATCGAGGCGAAGTCCGACGACCCCGCCGCCGTCCGTGCCGAGGGCATCGCGCTCGCCGCCGAGCTCTGCGAGGAGCTCCTGGCCGGCGGCGCCCCGGGCCTGCACTTCTACACGCTCAACCGCTCCAAGGCGACGCTCGAGATCTTCGAGCAGCTCAAGATCTCCGCGCCAGTCTGA
- a CDS encoding polyprenyl synthetase family protein, which translates to MTSSDTAWDDDAFRARVQAELDTFLGRQVPLLAPLGDDATRLLEQARVSVAGGKRFRAAFCYWGFRALGFPPDEAALVRACASLELLHASALVHDDYMDGSDTRRGRPSTHVHFAAEHASAGWSGPATTYGAAAAILLGDLLLSWADELLRRSGFGWDVLGPAMEVFDACRTEVIAGQFLDVSVQARASADVETAMTVLRYKSAKYSIERPLHLGAALAGASAAHLSAHTEFGLPLGEAFQLRDDVLGVFGDPDVTGKPAGDDLVEGKRTVLVAEALARASAADAALLDRSLGSALAEAEVERLRGIISSSGALDAVEARISALTDQALTALRSSDFEPDAIEVLTALADAATQRSV; encoded by the coding sequence GTGACTTCATCGGACACGGCGTGGGACGACGACGCCTTCCGCGCGCGGGTCCAGGCCGAGCTCGACACGTTCCTCGGCCGCCAGGTCCCGCTGCTCGCTCCGCTGGGTGATGACGCCACACGCCTCCTCGAGCAGGCACGGGTGAGTGTCGCCGGCGGCAAGCGGTTCCGTGCCGCCTTCTGTTACTGGGGTTTCCGCGCACTCGGCTTCCCTCCGGACGAGGCCGCGCTGGTGCGTGCCTGTGCCTCGCTCGAGCTGTTGCATGCCTCCGCGCTCGTCCATGACGACTACATGGACGGGTCCGACACGCGTCGCGGGCGGCCGTCGACACACGTCCATTTCGCCGCGGAGCATGCCTCCGCCGGCTGGAGCGGTCCGGCGACGACGTACGGCGCCGCGGCGGCCATCCTGCTGGGCGACCTGCTCCTCTCCTGGGCCGACGAGCTGCTGCGCCGCTCCGGTTTCGGGTGGGACGTGCTCGGCCCGGCGATGGAGGTCTTCGACGCCTGCCGCACCGAGGTGATCGCCGGTCAGTTCCTCGACGTGTCGGTGCAGGCGCGTGCCTCGGCGGACGTCGAGACCGCGATGACGGTGCTGCGCTACAAGTCGGCGAAGTACTCGATCGAACGGCCGCTGCACCTCGGCGCCGCACTGGCCGGCGCCTCCGCTGCCCACCTCTCGGCGCATACCGAGTTCGGACTACCGCTGGGCGAGGCGTTCCAGCTGCGTGATGACGTGCTCGGCGTCTTCGGCGACCCGGACGTGACGGGCAAGCCGGCTGGGGACGACCTGGTCGAGGGCAAGCGGACGGTGCTCGTCGCCGAGGCACTGGCCCGGGCCTCCGCCGCCGACGCTGCACTGCTCGACCGCTCGCTCGGCTCGGCTCTCGCCGAGGCTGAGGTGGAGCGGCTTCGCGGGATCATCTCCTCGTCCGGTGCCCTCGACGCGGTCGAGGCGCGAATCAGCGCGCTGACCGATCAGGCGCTCACCGCGCTGCGCTCGTCGGACTTCGAGCCCGACGCGATCGAGGTGCTCACCGCCCTCGCCGACGCCGCCACCCAGCGCTCCGTCTGA
- a CDS encoding Rv2175c family DNA-binding protein, whose amino-acid sequence MSDTDGAPRPLPLAEHDLSALVEDWLEWSEAADLLGVTVGSVRTLVREHQLAQAVPVTGGKGVRIPALFFQNGEIVKGLSGLITMLHDGRYDDREIIAWLFLEQPDLPGRPIDALRENRGAETKRRAQAMAL is encoded by the coding sequence ATGAGCGACACCGACGGCGCGCCGCGCCCCCTGCCACTCGCCGAGCACGACCTCTCCGCCCTGGTCGAGGACTGGCTCGAGTGGTCGGAGGCTGCCGACCTCCTCGGCGTGACCGTCGGCAGCGTCCGCACGCTCGTCCGCGAGCACCAGCTCGCTCAGGCCGTGCCCGTCACCGGCGGCAAGGGCGTCCGCATCCCGGCGCTCTTCTTCCAGAACGGCGAGATCGTCAAGGGCCTCTCGGGCCTGATCACCATGCTGCACGACGGTCGCTACGACGACCGCGAGATCATCGCGTGGCTCTTCCTCGAACAGCCCGACCTGCCCGGCCGGCCGATCGACGCCCTGCGCGAGAACCGCGGCGCCGAGACGAAGCGGCGCGCGCAGGCCATGGCTCTGTGA
- the pknB gene encoding Stk1 family PASTA domain-containing Ser/Thr kinase: MQQPDSDPLLGRILEGRYLLTARIARGGMAGVYEAHDRRLDRIVAVKVMHSGLGDDKAYAARFVREARAAARLDHPNVVQVFDQGDDHGTLFLVMELVRGTTLRDRMTPGQPALPGRAVALMEPVLAALGAAHKADLIHRDVKPENVLLAEDGRVKVADFGLARAVTAATQHTSTGVLIGTVSYIAPEIVTDGRADKRSDVYSAGVMLYELLTGRKPHEGESPIQVAYKHVHEDVPPPSALVPSLPPYVDALVARATARDPDLRPTDAGVMLRHLQRVSQALAAGVTEDVELTTDLAPPRRPVHEATAVEALPDAEATAVRPRSRGTVEVSRPTPVPVAAPPEEPRKRRRGPFAVLLAVLLVAVVGGGAWWFGFARYTTTPGVLGLSQSAAVARLEKAGLKVEVAAPDWSNATAAGLVMRTDPGGGDRVLDHGTVTITLSKGPEVYKLPDLAGKTLDEAQDAITGLEMSFGKAVDTWSETVPSGQVIRTDPKAGTELPPGSNVDVWVSRGRQPITVTSWVGKDADQAKKALTKAGLKVDTTSRYDDSVAKGLVMTQSPDTGTLYKGDTVSLLVSKGPELVEVPHGLRAMGVKDATEKLEALGFKVVTQQSDHYLGLGYVWDWTPNAGEKIPKGSTITLYLV, from the coding sequence ATGCAACAGCCCGACAGTGATCCACTGCTGGGCCGCATCCTCGAGGGCCGCTACCTCCTCACCGCGCGTATCGCGCGCGGCGGCATGGCCGGGGTCTACGAGGCCCACGACCGCCGCCTCGACCGGATCGTCGCGGTCAAGGTCATGCACTCCGGCCTGGGCGACGACAAGGCGTATGCCGCGCGCTTCGTCCGCGAGGCCCGGGCAGCCGCCCGGCTCGATCACCCCAACGTGGTGCAGGTCTTCGACCAGGGGGACGACCACGGCACCCTCTTCCTCGTCATGGAACTGGTTCGCGGGACGACGCTGCGCGACCGCATGACGCCCGGCCAGCCCGCACTCCCGGGGCGGGCCGTCGCGCTGATGGAGCCGGTGCTCGCCGCCCTCGGTGCCGCCCACAAGGCCGACCTCATCCATCGCGACGTCAAGCCTGAGAACGTCCTGCTCGCCGAGGACGGTCGCGTGAAGGTGGCCGACTTCGGCCTGGCGCGTGCCGTCACCGCCGCCACCCAGCACACGTCGACCGGGGTCCTGATCGGGACCGTCTCCTACATCGCACCCGAGATCGTCACCGACGGCCGCGCCGACAAGCGCAGCGACGTCTACTCGGCCGGCGTGATGCTCTACGAGCTCCTCACCGGCCGGAAGCCGCACGAAGGCGAGTCGCCGATCCAGGTGGCCTACAAGCACGTCCACGAGGACGTGCCGCCACCCTCGGCGCTCGTCCCCTCCCTCCCCCCGTACGTCGACGCGCTGGTCGCCCGCGCCACCGCCCGCGATCCGGATCTCCGACCGACCGACGCGGGCGTGATGCTCCGCCATCTCCAGCGCGTCTCCCAGGCGCTCGCCGCCGGTGTCACGGAGGACGTCGAGCTGACCACGGACCTGGCCCCACCACGTCGGCCGGTGCACGAGGCCACCGCCGTGGAGGCGTTGCCTGACGCCGAGGCGACGGCGGTCCGACCGCGCAGCCGAGGCACCGTCGAGGTCAGCCGGCCCACGCCGGTGCCGGTCGCCGCCCCGCCCGAGGAGCCCCGCAAGCGTCGCCGCGGCCCGTTCGCCGTACTCCTCGCCGTGCTCCTCGTCGCCGTCGTGGGTGGTGGTGCCTGGTGGTTCGGCTTCGCGCGGTACACGACCACCCCCGGCGTGCTCGGCCTCTCGCAGAGCGCCGCGGTCGCCAGGCTGGAGAAGGCAGGTCTCAAGGTCGAGGTCGCTGCGCCTGACTGGTCCAACGCCACCGCGGCAGGGCTCGTGATGCGCACCGACCCAGGCGGTGGTGATCGCGTGCTGGACCACGGCACCGTGACGATCACCTTGTCCAAGGGCCCGGAGGTCTACAAGCTTCCCGACCTCGCCGGGAAGACACTCGACGAGGCCCAGGACGCCATCACCGGCCTCGAGATGAGCTTCGGCAAGGCCGTCGACACGTGGTCGGAGACGGTCCCCAGCGGCCAGGTGATCCGCACGGATCCGAAGGCCGGCACCGAACTGCCGCCCGGCAGCAACGTCGATGTCTGGGTGAGCAGGGGCCGCCAGCCGATCACCGTGACGAGCTGGGTCGGCAAGGATGCCGACCAGGCCAAGAAGGCACTGACGAAGGCCGGGCTCAAGGTCGACACGACGAGCCGCTACGACGACTCCGTCGCCAAGGGCCTCGTGATGACGCAGAGTCCCGACACCGGCACGCTCTACAAGGGCGACACAGTGTCGCTGCTGGTCTCCAAGGGCCCCGAGCTCGTCGAGGTGCCTCACGGCCTGCGCGCCATGGGCGTCAAGGACGCCACCGAGAAGCTCGAGGCCCTGGGCTTCAAGGTCGTGACCCAGCAGAGCGACCACTACCTCGGACTCGGCTATGTCTGGGACTGGACGCCCAACGCCGGCGAGAAGATCCCGAAGGGCTCGACGATCACGCTCTACCTCGTCTGA
- a CDS encoding deoxyribonuclease IV, translating into MRNPIGTHLKVGKGLVKGALADADAFGAETLQIFVGNPRGWALSAGKPEEDKAFRLELERRDMRAFVHAPYLVNLGSPTSATYEKSALVMAHNLKRAADIGADGVVMHTGSFVSQTTDADEAAALFAVAMTQVREALLPILDTLGEFSPWLLLEPTAGQGRSLCGVVDDLETYLGALDLHPKAGICLDTCHVFAAGDPLDEEGGATATLDRLVEIGGPERLRLIHANDSKDVRGANLDRHEKIGHGHIGLGAFRELFAHPATEGVPFILETPGSAEGEPADFEALRTLRAEVAAGPRA; encoded by the coding sequence ATGCGCAACCCCATCGGCACCCATCTCAAGGTCGGCAAAGGCCTCGTCAAGGGAGCGCTGGCCGACGCCGACGCCTTCGGCGCAGAGACGCTCCAGATCTTCGTCGGCAACCCGCGCGGCTGGGCGCTGAGCGCCGGGAAGCCGGAGGAGGACAAGGCCTTCCGCCTCGAGCTCGAGCGCCGCGACATGCGTGCGTTCGTGCACGCGCCGTACCTGGTCAACCTCGGATCACCGACCTCGGCGACGTACGAGAAGAGCGCACTCGTGATGGCGCACAACCTCAAGCGGGCCGCGGACATCGGCGCCGACGGGGTCGTCATGCACACCGGCTCCTTCGTGTCGCAGACGACCGATGCCGATGAGGCGGCGGCGCTCTTCGCCGTGGCGATGACGCAGGTGCGTGAGGCCCTCCTGCCGATCCTCGACACCCTCGGGGAGTTCAGCCCGTGGCTGCTGCTCGAGCCCACCGCCGGACAGGGCCGCTCGCTGTGCGGTGTCGTCGACGACCTCGAGACCTATCTCGGCGCGCTCGACCTGCACCCGAAGGCAGGCATCTGCCTGGACACCTGCCACGTCTTCGCCGCCGGCGATCCGCTCGACGAGGAGGGCGGTGCGACGGCGACCCTCGACCGGCTCGTCGAGATCGGCGGGCCGGAGCGCCTGCGGCTGATCCACGCCAACGACTCCAAGGACGTCCGCGGCGCCAACCTGGACCGGCACGAGAAGATCGGCCACGGCCACATCGGGCTCGGCGCCTTCCGCGAGCTGTTCGCACATCCGGCGACCGAGGGCGTGCCGTTCATCCTCGAGACGCCCGGTTCGGCCGAGGGTGAGCCGGCGGACTTCGAGGCGCTCAGGACGCTTCGTGCCGAGGTCGCCGCTGGGCCGCGCGCGTGA
- a CDS encoding DMT family transporter — MKRGALLPTLALLIVTASWGSTFPLTKDLVTRVPVADYLSVRFVVAGVVLCAIAPGAVRRLPRPLLLQSVLLGVVYGLGQIVQTVGLQHTSATVSGFLTGLYVVLTPVLAWLILRQWIGTVTWIAVALAAVGLGVLSLNGFSIGFGEGLTVLSAVLYALHIVGLGRWSEPEHAIGVSAVQLVVIGLLCLACAVPGGVTLPSRGVDWAALIYMAIVAGLIGMLGQTWAQAHLPATRAAIIMSMEPVFAAIFGVGFGGDSVTLRMGIGCVIVLVAMLLAEMGPRQHPEVEQPHLAV, encoded by the coding sequence GTGAAGCGCGGTGCCCTGCTCCCCACGCTCGCGCTCCTCATCGTCACCGCCAGCTGGGGCTCGACGTTCCCGCTGACGAAGGACCTCGTCACGCGCGTGCCCGTCGCTGACTACCTCAGTGTGCGGTTCGTCGTCGCCGGAGTCGTCCTGTGTGCGATCGCGCCGGGCGCCGTACGTCGCCTCCCCCGTCCCCTCCTGCTGCAGTCGGTCCTGCTCGGGGTCGTCTACGGCCTGGGCCAGATCGTCCAGACCGTCGGCCTGCAGCACACCTCGGCCACGGTGTCCGGCTTCCTCACCGGCCTCTACGTGGTACTCACTCCCGTCCTGGCCTGGCTGATCCTGCGGCAGTGGATCGGCACGGTGACCTGGATCGCCGTCGCCCTCGCTGCGGTCGGGCTCGGCGTGCTGTCGCTGAACGGCTTCTCGATCGGCTTCGGCGAGGGCCTCACCGTCCTCTCGGCCGTCCTCTACGCGCTGCACATCGTCGGCCTCGGCCGTTGGAGCGAACCGGAGCACGCGATCGGCGTCTCGGCGGTGCAGCTGGTTGTGATCGGCCTGCTCTGCCTGGCCTGCGCCGTCCCGGGCGGAGTGACGCTGCCCTCCCGCGGCGTGGATTGGGCGGCACTGATCTACATGGCCATCGTGGCCGGCCTGATCGGCATGCTGGGCCAGACCTGGGCGCAGGCCCATCTGCCGGCCACGCGGGCCGCGATCATCATGTCGATGGAGCCGGTCTTCGCGGCGATCTTCGGCGTCGGCTTCGGTGGCGACTCCGTCACCCTGCGGATGGGCATCGGCTGTGTCATCGTCCTGGTCGCGATGCTGCTCGCCGAGATGGGGCCGCGGCAGCACCCCGAGGTGGAGCAGCCGCACCTCGCGGTCTGA
- a CDS encoding GNAT family N-acetyltransferase yields the protein MPRISVTEVSSPDELDLVMEIWAAANQTRRRPAGPLRTERVREKVAEGQLVLLAHYGDRPAGMALAETFHDGEYADPDTGHISMISVDPAIWGSGVGGRLIRHLQQRWSRLSVWVRPDNRRAERLYLACGFVDVDNVSHLQDGEEIRQLVWQRPTKASP from the coding sequence GTGCCCCGGATCTCAGTGACGGAAGTGAGCTCGCCCGATGAGCTCGACCTCGTCATGGAGATCTGGGCGGCGGCCAACCAGACCCGTCGCCGCCCCGCCGGCCCCCTGCGCACGGAACGCGTGCGGGAGAAGGTCGCCGAGGGACAGCTCGTCCTGCTCGCCCACTACGGCGACAGGCCGGCCGGCATGGCGCTCGCCGAGACGTTCCACGACGGCGAGTACGCCGACCCCGACACCGGCCACATCTCGATGATCTCCGTGGACCCCGCGATCTGGGGCTCCGGCGTCGGCGGCCGGCTCATCCGCCATCTGCAGCAGCGCTGGTCGCGACTGTCGGTCTGGGTGCGGCCCGACAACCGCCGGGCCGAACGCCTCTACCTCGCCTGCGGCTTCGTCGACGTCGACAACGTCAGCCACCTCCAGGACGGCGAGGAGATCCGCCAGCTCGTATGGCAGCGCCCGACCAAAGCGTCACCGTGA